A single genomic interval of Helianthus annuus cultivar XRQ/B chromosome 13, HanXRQr2.0-SUNRISE, whole genome shotgun sequence harbors:
- the LOC110900532 gene encoding uncharacterized protein LOC110900532, whose product MESFKPVAEGIMGDRSKPPLPGKGLASRVLNIDGNPVLPRRGTVAEPKKINIIDELTKVTTPVSFEVNCQSGESSGIKQVGQEGVLGEKIDGSFPKPKSYADSLLANKSVRLNFRSLACESVQDGCDVVLPRESVRLARDKMANTLYGYFLGDRVAYPVVEYFVRNNWKKYGILKSMMNDNGFFFFKFSDEAGMSKVLKDGPWIIRSQPLFLNIWSPATKLEKKGVKNVQIWVKIHDVPIAAYTEDGLSLIATTIGEPKALDSYTSAMCTDMWGRSSYARALIEVSADKQLKEEIKLAVPDLEGEGFIKESLSVEYEWNPLRCAHCCVFGHSDDHCPFQPKIHSKGQNASKSGKKPVVDDEGYTGVYGKKAAKKTGFPINKPKPKFEYRPVAAKKSQDTGGSSALKFQTSNPFDIFNDPSIGEGGETSKSGEARVNVDDEDDEEVEEVFSEVDGYDMDGFLRQGSSNFEHKKGASTPSSLVINESHVDPCNLSKISKLVFRSWHWSSNGARCRKGTRIIVGWNPSVFDVMVLSQTDQVMHLQLFFKQEKKMMFCTIVYAANYYVSRRELWNHLLLHKVLVRDDPWVMLGDFNSALYLEDKSMGCSSVSASMREFQECVVGLEMLDVNRSGLHFTWSQKPKKGIGLMKKIDRIMGNSQFISKFPNAVALFHPARLSDHCSCVLKIQDSTSLKHKPFKFANFLVHKPDFLNIVSRGWETSINGVFQFSVVKKLKSLKSPLRHLLFRQGNLHNKVQDLRNKLDGIQRRIDDDPASVVLREEEVSIRREYQEALLDEERFLKQKSKVEWLAAGDMNSAFFHSSLKDRIHHSRISVIQDSTGKIFEDDSVHEAFVKHYENFLGGTHSSSLMPSPDLFTRSLASDVASHMIRQVTPEEVKKAMFSIGSDKAPGPDGFTAGFFKGAWPIVGSEVTKAVIDFFNTGKLFRELNHTLIALIPKSSSPLSVTDYRPIACCNVVYKCISKIVADRIKVALDDIVSINQSAFVPGRKISDNILLTQELMHNYHRNVGPPKCAFKVDIQKAYDTVDWKFLEHSLIGFGFHHTMVHWIMLCVSTTTFSICVNGEVHGYFKGSRGLRQGDPVSPYLFTLVMEVLTAILHHAVRIDSSFKFHNKCERQQIINLCFADDLFIFSKGEIASARCIMQSLDSFSKMSGLFPSVQKSTVYFSNVPSYVKTAILNLMPFKEGSLPVRYLGVPLISSRLLYNDCQILVEKLDKRIMHWRNKLLSFAGRLQLIISVLSSLHIYWSSVFLLPNRVIISLEAKMRNFLWSQDSSFQKGRAKVSWKSVCVPKIEGGLGIRRIADVNTALMTSHIWSILINRRSLWVEWVHAYRLRGISFWACKAPSSCCWSWRKLLQLRSVVRNFIWSEIGNGVTTSAWFDTWSELGPLGQFISPRLIANAGFDLSSNVSDVYANNLWRWPDAWRDLFPVLNQLDRLVLNPNKSDKFMWRIGDQIHDFSSFRAWDSVRHKEEQVNWSNIVWFSQCIPRHAFLMWLIMKRKLLTQDKILSWDLARRKNMNMLCCLLCYANHDSHEHLFFECEFSSQVWLMVRSKVGMDMISAKWNDIVVCLRDRAKSKSVSDFVTRLLVAASAYFIWQERNARLFKNQMRPPEAVRDIIIQQVRYKLMGAKLKDCANVRRVLDDWDIKDADMRFDGG is encoded by the exons ATGGAGTCGTTTAAACCTGTTGCTGAGGGTATTATGGGAGATCGAAGTAAACCCCCTCTTCCGGGAAAGGGTTTAGCAAGTCGTGTTCTTAATATTGACGGAAATCCGGTGCTTCCTCGTCGTGGTACTGTTGCTGAACCAAAAAAGATCAACATTATTGATGAGCTTACTAAGGTTACCACTCCGGTTTCTTTTGAAGTGAATTGTCAGAGTGGTGAGTCATCGGGTATTAAGCAAGTTGGTCAAGAAGGTGTTTTAGGGGAAAAGATTGATGGCAGTTTTCCGAAACCCAAATCTTATGCAGATTCCCTTCTTGCAAACAAATCGGTTAGGCTGAATTTCAGGTCTCTTGCGTGTGAAAGTGTGCAAGATGGATGTGATGTTGTTCTCCCGAGAGAATCTGTCCGTTTAGCTCGTGATAAGATGGCTAACACCTTGTATGGCTACTTTCTTGGGGATCGAGTTGCATATCCTGTTGTGGAGTACTTTGTGCGAAATAATTGGAAAAAGTATGGTATTCTAAAATCGATGATGAATGATaatggtttctttttcttcaagttcTCGGATGAAGCAGGTATGTCGAAGGTGTTGAAAGATGGGCCATGGATCATTCGGTCCCAGCCTTTGTTTCTAAATATTTGGAGCCCGGCTACTAAGTTGGAAAAAAAAGGTGTGAAAAATGTGCAGATATGGGTGAAAATCCATGATGTCCCGATTGCTGCCTACACGGAGGATGGTCTAAGTTTAATTGCAACTACTATTGGAGAGCCGAAAGCGTTAGATTCTTATACCTCAGCGATGTGCACGGATATGTGGGGCCGTAGTAGCTATGCGAGAGCATTGATAGAGGTGTCGGCTGATAAGCAATTAAAGGAGGAAATTAAGTTAGCCGTCCCTGATTTGGAAGGTGAGGGGTTTATAAAGGAATCGTTGTCGGTTGAATACGAATGGAACCCGTTGCGTTGTGCCCATTGTTGTGTTTTTGGTCATTCTGATGATCATTGCCCGTTCCAACCTAAGATACATAGCAAAGGCCAAAATGCGTCTAAAAGTGGCAAGAAACCGGTGGTGGATGACGAGGGGTATACGGGGGTTTATGGTAAAAAAGCTGCAAAGAAAACTGGTTTTCCAATTAACAAGCCGAAGCCAAAGTTTGAATACCGGCCTGTGGCAGCTAAAAAAAGTCAAGATACAGGTGGCTCGAGTGCACTGAAGTTCCAAACGTCTAATCCGTTTGATATTTTTAATGATCCAAGTATTGGTGAAGGCGGGGAGACTAGCAAATCTGGGGAGGCTCGGGTTAATGTGGATGATGAAGACGATGAGGAGGTGGAGGAGGTGTTCTCGGAGGTTGATGGTTATGATATGGATGGATTTTTGAGGCAGGGTTCGTCGAATTTTGAGCATaaaaaaggggcaagcactccttcttcGCTGGTTATCAATG AATCTCATGTTGATCCGTGTAATCTTTCTAAGATCTCAAAGTTGGTGTTTCGTTCGTGGCATTGGTCTTCTAATGGGGCTCGGTGTAGGAAAGGCACTAGAATTATTGTGGGTTGGAATCCAAGTGTTTTTGATGTTATGGTTCTCTCGCAGACAGATCAGGTTATGCATTTGCAATTATTTTTTAAACAGGAGAAGAAAATGATGTTCTGTACTATTGTCTATGCTGCGAACTATTACGTTTCTCGTAGGGAGTTATGGAATCATCTGTTGTTACATAAAGTTTTGGTCCGTGACGATCCGTGGGTCATGCTTGGTGATTTTAATTCTGCATTGTATCTGGAGGATAAATCCATGGGTTGTTCTTCAGTCTCGGCTAGCATGAGGGAGTTTCAGGAATGTGTAGTTGGGCTCGAGATGCTAGATGTGAACCGGTCGGGTCTCCATTTTACGTGGAGTCAAAAACCGAAGAAAGGTATTGGCTTAATGAAAAAAATTGATAGAATCATGGGTAATTCGCAGTTTATTTCTAAGTTCCCGAATGCGGTGGCTTTATTTCATCCGGCTAGGCTATCGGATCATTGCTCGTGTGTTTTGAAAATTCAAGATTCGACTAGTCTTAAGCATAAGCCTTTCAAATTTGCTAACTTCTTGGTTCATAAGCCGGACTTTTTAAATATTGTTAGCCGGGGGTGGGAGACGAGTATTAACGGTGTGTTCCAGTTTTCCGTTGTCAAGAAGCTTAAATCGCTAAAGTCGCCTCTTCGTCACTTATTGTTTCGGCAAGGTAATTTACATAATAAAGTTCAAGATTTGAGGAATAAGTTGGATGGTATTCAGCGTAGAATTGATGATGATCCGGCTTCGGTGGTTCTCCGTGAAGAGGAAGTAAGTATTCGGCGAGAGTATCAAGAGGCTCTTTTAGATGAAGAACGTTTTTTgaaacaaaaatccaaagtgGAATGGTTGGCAGCGGGTGACATGAACTCCGCTTTTTTTCATTCATCGCTCAAGGATAGGATTCATCATAGCCGTATCAGTGTTATTCAGGATTCTACTGGTAAAATTTTTGAGGATGATTCGGTCCATGAAGCATTTGTTAAGCACTATGAAAATTTTTTGGGTGGCACGCATAGCTCGTCTCTCATGCCCTCGCCTGATTTATTCACGAGGTCGTTGGCTTCGGATGTTGCTTCTCATATGATCCGTCAGGTTACTCCCGAAGAAGTCAAGAAGGCCATGTTTTCGATTGGTTCTGATAAAGCTCCGGGTCCAGATGGTTTCACAGCGGGTTTCTTTAAGGGTGCATGGCCTATAGTGGGTAGTGAAGTGACTAAGGCTGTCATTGATTTTTTTAATACAGGTAAGCTGTTCCGGGAATTAAATCACACGCTCATCGCTCTTATTCCCAAGTCCTCCTCTCCGTTGTCGGTTACGGATTATCGGCCCATTGCTTGTTGCAATGTCGTTTATAAATGTATCAGCAAGATCGTGGCGGATAGAATTAAAGTGGCTCTGGATGACATCGTCAGTATTAACCAATCGGCTTTTGTTCCGGgtcgaaaaatctcggataaCATTCTGCTTACTCAAGAATTGATGCATAATTATCATCGTAATGTCGGGCCTCCTAAATGTGCTTTCAAAGTTGATATTCAAAAGGCGTATGATACGGTCGACTGGAAGTTTCTTGAACACAGCTTGATTGGTTTTGGTTTTCACCACACTATGGTTCATTGGATTATGCTATGTGTTTCCACTACCACCTTTTCTATTTGTGTTAACGGGGAGGTCCATGGGTATTTTAAGGGCAGCCGGGGGTTAAGACAAGGAGATCCGGTCTCTCCTTACTTATTCACTCTTGTTATGGAGGTTCTAACGGCCATCTTACATCATGCGGTAAGGATTGATTCATCCTTCAAATTTCATAACAAGTGTGAGAGGCAACAAATTATCAATCTGTGTTTTGCGGACGACCTTTTTATTTTCTCGAAAGGGGAGATTGCATCGGCTAGATGCATTATGCAGTCGCTTGACTCGTTTTCTAAAATGTCCGGTTTGTTTCCTAGTGTTCAAAAAAGTACAGTCTATTTTTCTAACGTGCCATCATATGTAAAGACTGCCATTTTAAACCTTATGCCTTTTAAGGAAGGATCTTTACCGGTTAGATATTTGGGTGTGCCTCTCATATCATCGCGGCTTCTGTACAATGATTGTCAAATTTTGGTAGAGAAATTGGATAAACGGATCATGCATTGGAGGAATAAGTTACTCTCTTTTGCGGGGAGGCTGCAGCTTATCATATCGGTCTTGTCTTCTCTCCATATTTACTGGTCTTCTGTTTTTTTGTTGCCTAACCGGGTTATTATTAGTTTGGAGGCCAAGATGCGCAATTTTTTATGGTCCCAAGATAGTTCGTTCCAGAAAGGTCGGGCTAAAGTCTCTTGGAAGTCGGTGTGTGTTCCTAAGATCGAGGGCGGGTTGGGTATTCGTCGCATAGCTGATGTTAATACTGCTCTTATGACTTCGCATATTTGGAGCATCCTTATAAACCGTCGATCCTTGTGGGTAGAATGGGTTCATGCGTACAGGTTGAGAGGCATAAGCTTTTGGGCTTGCAAGGCTCCTTCTTCTTGTTGTTGGTCTTGGAGGAAATTGCTTCAGCTTCGTTCGGTTGTGAGAAATTTTATTTGGTCCGAGATTGGTAATGGTGTTACAACTTCTGCTTGGTTCGATACTTGGAGCGAATTAGGCCCTCTCGGGCAGTTTATTTCTCCTCGGCTCATTGCTAATGCGGGATTTGATTTGTCGTCTAACGTCTCGGATGTCTATGCTAATAATCTTTGGAGATGGCCAGATGCGTGGAGGGATTTATTTCCGGTGTTAAATCAGCTAGATCGTTTGGTGTTAAATCCGAATAAATCGGATAAATTTATGTGGCGAATTGGTGATCAGATACATGATTTTTCTTCGTTTCGTGCTTGGGATTCGGTGAGGCACAAAGAAGAGCAGGTTAATTGGTCTAACATAGTGTGGTTCTCGCAGTGCATTCCTCGTCATGCGTTTCTTATGTGGCTTATAATGAAACGGAAGTTGCTTACTCAAGACAAAATTTTGAGCTGGGATTTAGCGCGACGAAAGAACATGAACATGCTATGTTGTCTTTTATGTTATGCGAACCATGACTCTCATGAGCATCTGTTCTTTGAATGTGAGTTTTCCTCTCAAGTTTGGTTAATGGTTCGAAGTAAAGTGGGTATGGATATGATTTCGGCTAAGTGGAATGATATTGTGGTGTGCTTGCGTGATCGGGCAAAATCGAAATCGGTTAGTGACTTTGTTACAAGACTGTTAGTGGCGGCTAGTGCTTATTTCATTTGGCAGGAGCGTAATGCTAGATTGTTCAAGAATCAGATGCGTCCTCCGGAAGCTGTTCGTGATATTATTATTCAACAAGTGCGATATAAACTTATGGGGGCAAAGTTGAAGGACTGTGCTAATGTTCGAAGGGTTCTCGATGATTGGGATATAAAGGATGCTGATATGCGCTTTGATGGCGGCTGA
- the LOC110900531 gene encoding uncharacterized protein LOC110900531: protein MGSLMSWNIRGLNRPLKQSDVRNLVAENNLELCAILESHVEVSKLAKVCKFVFRNWNWTSNGGVCSRGTRIILGWNADNIDVMVIAQTDQIIHTQVIFKATKKVLFCSFVYAENKYQDRRLLWEDICKHKALCHDKPWVVMGDFNSALNIEDALYGTSKQSIGMRDFNECVQQAELMDINAHGLQYTWNQKPKSGVGLLKKIDRIMGNVVFLDQFLSAYAMFHPFRVSDHTPCILKGLGTNGHRPRPFKFPNFIASKPEFKEMVQLEWMNRFEGITMLSVVKKLRNLKPKLRKILFNQGNLHVKVNELRKKLDKLQVMIDRDPLDGQLRHLEAQCLKDFQKAAYDEECFLKQKSKVDWPCAGDSNTKFFHKIVKSKNARVKIYSVVDSMGTRHEGDGVAEAMVLHYSNFLGVKAHVGTANLENLFSNVLSNEAAEYMIRPVTREEIKSAMFSIGDDKAPGPDGYTSVFFKQAWDIVGNEVTDAVL from the coding sequence ATGGGTAGCTTAATGTCTTGGAATATAAGGGGTTTGAACCGTCCCCTGAAACAAAGTGACGTTCGTAATCTCGTGGCTGAAAATAATTTAGAGTTGTGTGCAATTCTTGAATCGCATGTGGAGGTTAGTAAGCTGGCTAAAGTATGTAAATTTGTCTTTCGTAATTGGAATTGGACTTCTAACGGTGGTGTGTGTAGTCGTGGTACGAGAATTATTCTGGGTTGGAATGCGGATAATATAGATGTTATGGTTATTGCCCAAACCGATCAGATTATTCATACTCAGGTGATTTTTAAAGCGACCAAAAAAGTCCTATTCTGTTCATTTGTTTATGCTGAAAATAAATATCAAGATCGTAGATTGCTTTGGGAGGATATATGTAAGCATAAGGCGTTGTGTCATGATAAGCCATGGGTAGTTATGGGAGATTTCAACTCTGCGCTAAATATTGAAGATGCGTTATATGGTACATCGAAACAATCTATTGGAATGCGGGATTTTAATGAATGCGTTCAACAGGCTGAATTGATGGACATTAATGCTCATGGATTGCAGTATACATGGAACCAAAAACCAAAGAGTGGAGTGGGTCTTTTGAAAAAGATAGATCGAATAATGGGTAACGTGGTCTTTTTGGATCAGTTTCTGTCTGCATACGCGATGTTTCACCCGTTTAGAGTTTCGGATCACACGCCTTGTATCCTTAAAGGGCTGGGTACTAATGGGCATCGGCCAAGACCTTTCAAATTTCCGAATTTTATAGCCTCTAAACCGGAATTTAAGGAAATGGTTCAGCTGGAATGGATGAACAGATTTGAGGGAATCACCATGCTATCGGTTGTCAAGAAGCTGAGAAATTTAAAGCCCAAGCTGAGAAAAATCTTATTTAACCAAGGTAACCTGCATGTGAAGGTTAATGAATTGCGTAAAAAATTAGATAAATTGCAGGTCATGATCGATCGTGATCCTCTTGATGGTCAGTTGCGCCACTTGGAAGCTCAATGTTTGAAAGATTTTCAAAAGGCTGCTTATGACGAAGAATGCTTTCTTAAGCAGAAGTCTAAGGTTGATTGGCCGTGTGCTGGAGATTCAAACACAAAATTCTTTCATAAAATTGTCAAATCCAAAAATGCTAGAGTGAAAATTTATAGTGTTGTGGATTCAATGGGGACGAGACACGAAGGAGATGGTGTAGCCGAGGCCATGGTATTACACTATTCGAATTTTTTGGGGGTGAAGGCTCATGTAGGTACGGCTAACCTGGAAAATTTATTTTCTAATGTTTTGAGTAATGAGGCTGCCGAGTATATGATACGTCCAGTCACTCGTGAAGAGATTAAGAGCGCCATGTTTAGTATTGGAGATGACAAAGCTCCAGGGCCTGATGGGTATACTTCGGTTTTCTTCAAGCAAGCTTGGGATATAGTGGGAAATGAAGTTACAGATGCGGTCCTATAG